Proteins encoded within one genomic window of Saccharopolyspora pogona:
- a CDS encoding GntR family transcriptional regulator, which translates to MARRTADGCSRPGTADVLRDGPTPKHAQLREILRELASEELLPGSPVPSERDLAVRYGVSRLTVREAVGQLVAEGLLVRVRGKGTFTTRPRVDSQLHLASFTEDMRRRGMQPETVLLDAAEAVPPTATAEALDLRRDQHAYWLCRLRKADGAPMAVERGWYHAGLLPGLLDHDLTDSMYTLLARKYQVQLENGTQTVLAEGADAETARLLGVRTGSPVLVFRRISTAQGRPIEDMTSWYRGDLYQVTMQLDRNPSGSGHHRPSRRPTRPTGRQHPARRPGLHDTGGNR; encoded by the coding sequence GTGGCACGGCGAACCGCAGACGGCTGTTCCCGCCCAGGAACGGCTGACGTGCTGCGCGACGGCCCGACGCCGAAGCACGCCCAGCTGCGCGAGATCCTGCGCGAGCTGGCGAGCGAGGAACTACTGCCAGGTTCGCCGGTGCCGTCCGAACGCGACCTCGCGGTGCGCTACGGCGTGTCCCGGCTCACCGTCCGCGAGGCGGTCGGACAGCTCGTCGCCGAGGGCCTGCTGGTGCGGGTGCGAGGCAAGGGCACCTTCACCACCCGGCCCAGGGTGGACTCCCAACTGCACCTCGCCTCGTTCACCGAGGACATGCGCCGCCGCGGCATGCAGCCGGAGACGGTGCTGCTCGACGCGGCCGAGGCGGTCCCGCCGACCGCCACCGCCGAAGCGCTCGACCTCCGGCGCGACCAGCACGCGTACTGGCTGTGCCGGCTGCGCAAGGCCGATGGTGCGCCGATGGCGGTGGAACGCGGCTGGTACCACGCCGGGCTGCTGCCCGGCCTGCTCGACCACGACCTGACCGATTCGATGTACACCCTGCTGGCCCGCAAATACCAGGTGCAGCTGGAAAACGGCACGCAGACCGTGCTCGCCGAGGGCGCCGACGCCGAAACCGCGCGGCTGCTCGGGGTCCGCACCGGCAGCCCAGTCCTGGTGTTCCGCCGGATCTCCACGGCGCAGGGCCGGCCGATCGAGGACATGACTTCCTGGTATCGCGGCGATCTGTACCAGGTGACCATGCAGCTGGACCGCAACCCGAGCGGCTCCGGCCACCACCGCCCGTCCAGGCGGCCCACCAGACCGACCGGACGCCAACATCCCGCCAGACGACCCGGTCTCCACGACACAGGAGGTAACCGATGA
- the aroC gene encoding chorismate synthase gives MLRWMTAGESHGPALVAVLEGMVAGVEVTSADIATQLERRKLGFGRSPRMNFEADELELIGGIRHGRTQGGPIAIRIGNTEWPKWEQVMAADPIDEDVLSSLARNAPLTRPRPGHADLAGMQKYGFEEARPVLERASARETAARVAVGTVARQFLRQLLGVEIVSHVISLGGVDATHDVLPGPDDLGAIDDNPVRAFGDEATEKMMAEVDAAKKDGDTLGGVVEVIAYGLPPGIGSHVHWDRKLDARLAGALMSIQAIKGVEIGEGFANAHRRGSAAHDEIYPDQGAKWVRRGSNRAGGLEGGITNGEPLIVRAAKKPISSLPRALATVDMVTGEPAQAMHQRSDITAVPRAAVVAETMVALVLAEAALEKFGGDSLPETRRNVEGYLASLRERAEKRQVR, from the coding sequence GTGCTGCGTTGGATGACCGCTGGAGAATCGCATGGTCCCGCCCTGGTGGCGGTGCTGGAAGGCATGGTGGCCGGGGTCGAGGTGACCTCCGCCGACATCGCGACCCAGCTGGAGCGGCGCAAGCTCGGTTTCGGGCGCAGCCCGCGGATGAACTTCGAGGCCGATGAGCTGGAGCTGATCGGCGGCATCCGGCACGGCCGGACCCAGGGCGGCCCGATCGCGATCCGCATCGGCAACACCGAGTGGCCCAAGTGGGAGCAGGTGATGGCCGCCGATCCGATCGACGAGGACGTGCTGTCGTCGCTGGCCCGCAACGCGCCGCTGACCCGTCCCCGGCCCGGGCACGCCGACCTCGCCGGGATGCAGAAGTACGGCTTCGAAGAGGCCCGGCCGGTGCTGGAGCGCGCGAGCGCCCGCGAGACCGCCGCCCGCGTCGCCGTCGGCACGGTCGCCCGGCAGTTCCTGCGGCAGCTGCTCGGGGTCGAGATCGTCAGCCACGTCATCAGCCTGGGCGGCGTCGACGCCACGCACGACGTGCTGCCCGGCCCGGACGACCTGGGCGCCATCGACGACAACCCGGTGCGCGCCTTCGGCGACGAGGCGACCGAGAAGATGATGGCCGAGGTCGACGCGGCCAAGAAGGACGGCGACACCCTCGGCGGGGTTGTCGAGGTCATCGCCTACGGGCTGCCCCCGGGCATCGGCTCCCACGTGCATTGGGACCGCAAGCTCGACGCGCGGCTGGCCGGTGCGCTGATGAGCATCCAGGCGATCAAGGGCGTCGAGATCGGCGAGGGCTTCGCCAACGCGCACCGGCGCGGCAGCGCGGCGCACGACGAGATCTACCCGGACCAGGGCGCCAAGTGGGTGCGGCGGGGCAGCAACCGGGCGGGCGGCCTGGAAGGCGGCATCACCAACGGCGAGCCGCTGATCGTCCGCGCCGCGAAGAAGCCGATCTCCAGCCTGCCACGCGCACTGGCCACTGTGGACATGGTGACCGGCGAGCCGGCGCAGGCGATGCACCAGCGCTCCGACATCACGGCCGTGCCGCGCGCCGCCGTGGTCGCCGAGACGATGGTCGCGCTGGTCCTCGCGGAGGCCGCGCTGGAGAAGTTCGGCGGCGACTCGCTGCCGGAGACCCGGCGCAACGTCGAGGGCTACCTCGCCTCGCTGCGCGAGCGCGCCGAGAAGCGGCAGGTGCGGTGA
- a CDS encoding PTS sugar transporter subunit IIA, which translates to MSTEVGSPVAGLATAISEVPDPVFSQAMVGPGVAVQPSGGRADAVAPVAGMVATLHPHAFVIASPGGAAILVHLGIDTVKLKGEGFELHVAKGDVVEAGQRIVTWDPSEVESHGYSSICPVVVLDVASDALTDVREDGQVVAGDPLFAVGA; encoded by the coding sequence GTGAGCACCGAGGTCGGCAGTCCGGTGGCGGGCCTGGCCACCGCGATCAGCGAGGTGCCCGACCCGGTGTTCTCGCAGGCCATGGTGGGTCCGGGCGTGGCGGTGCAGCCGTCCGGCGGTCGGGCCGACGCGGTCGCGCCGGTGGCCGGCATGGTCGCGACCCTGCACCCGCACGCTTTCGTCATCGCCTCGCCCGGCGGCGCCGCGATCCTGGTGCACCTGGGCATCGACACGGTGAAGCTCAAGGGCGAGGGCTTCGAGCTGCACGTGGCGAAGGGCGACGTCGTCGAGGCGGGCCAGCGCATCGTCACCTGGGACCCGTCCGAGGTGGAGTCGCACGGCTACTCGTCGATCTGCCCGGTCGTCGTCCTGGACGTCGCGTCGGACGCCCTGACCGATGTCCGCGAGGACGGTCAGGTCGTCGCGGGCGACCCGCTGTTCGCGGTGGGGGCCTGA
- a CDS encoding glucose PTS transporter subunit EIIB produces MAQDKAAAILAALGGGDNVVEIEPCITRLRCEVEDGSKIDEAALKAAGAHGVMVQGPVVQVVVGPEADTLAEDIEDLR; encoded by the coding sequence GTGGCTCAGGACAAGGCCGCGGCAATCCTGGCCGCACTTGGCGGCGGGGACAACGTGGTGGAGATCGAGCCGTGCATCACGCGGCTGCGCTGCGAAGTCGAGGACGGTTCCAAGATCGACGAGGCGGCGCTGAAGGCCGCCGGGGCGCACGGCGTGATGGTGCAGGGCCCGGTCGTGCAGGTCGTGGTGGGCCCGGAAGCGGACACCCTGGCCGAGGACATCGAGGACCTGCGGTGA
- a CDS encoding prepilin peptidase, translating into MVVLIGIAGGATGFAAGRLGRLALCSMRRGVRPPRMWCEVAVGLLWAVVFVRVVTGMPLWWAAIPLALGWFAVLLAVCDVLAGRLPDVLTLPAYPVAAVLLTVAALHRSDVLLGAVAGAVVFAGTYLLVRVVSPGAMGPGDVKLAGSLGAVVGAVSLSAVLFVMAAAAALTLVAALWARLGGVPHGPAVLAPAWLVTAFAPWP; encoded by the coding sequence ATGGTCGTGTTGATCGGGATCGCTGGTGGTGCAACGGGTTTCGCGGCGGGTCGGCTGGGCCGGCTCGCGCTCTGCTCGATGCGCAGGGGAGTTCGGCCGCCTCGGATGTGGTGCGAGGTGGCGGTTGGCCTGCTGTGGGCCGTGGTGTTCGTCCGCGTGGTGACCGGGATGCCGTTGTGGTGGGCGGCGATCCCGTTGGCGCTCGGCTGGTTCGCGGTGTTGCTGGCGGTGTGCGACGTGCTGGCCGGGCGGCTCCCGGATGTGCTGACGCTGCCCGCATATCCGGTCGCGGCGGTGTTGTTGACCGTCGCGGCGCTGCACAGGTCAGATGTGCTGCTCGGTGCCGTTGCCGGTGCGGTGGTCTTCGCTGGGACGTATCTGTTGGTGCGCGTGGTGTCGCCGGGTGCGATGGGGCCGGGCGACGTGAAGTTGGCGGGCAGCCTCGGTGCCGTGGTGGGCGCGGTGTCGCTGTCGGCGGTGCTGTTCGTGATGGCCGCCGCGGCGGCGTTGACGCTGGTGGCGGCGTTGTGGGCGCGGCTGGGCGGCGTCCCGCACGGCCCCGCCGTGCTCGCCCCGGCCTGGCTCGTCACGGCCTTCGCGCCGTGGCCGTAG
- a CDS encoding PTS transporter subunit EIIC yields MSASATTASGNGKGFALLQRLGRSLMLPIAVLPAAALLMRLGQDDLLGKEGLGAVLPWMQPVAGVIGSAGNALFNYLPLLFAIGVAIGFAKKADGSTALAGAVGYLVLSGVLWEITGTESDKAFNKGPYGVLGGIIAGLTAAWLWQRYHRIKLPAYLGFFGGRRFVPIITAFAMVIAGVVLGLLFPIFDAGLTAFSDAVTQNAVLGGGIYGVINRLLLPFGLHHIPNNVVWFLFGDYHGEKGDIARFFAGDPNAGTFMTGFFPIFMFALPAAALAIWQCAKPSQRKIVGGVMISVALTAFITGITEPLEFSFIFVAWPLLLVHAVLTGTSMALVNALDIHSGFGFSAGAIDYVLNFGISQNSLWLIPIGLGYAVIYYFVFRFVITKWNLRTPGRDEDDTENAEVGADNAGGDAKPGPDRS; encoded by the coding sequence ATGAGTGCCAGCGCCACCACGGCGAGCGGCAACGGGAAGGGTTTCGCCCTGCTGCAACGGCTCGGCCGGAGCCTGATGCTGCCGATCGCCGTCCTGCCCGCCGCCGCGCTGCTGATGCGCCTCGGCCAGGACGACCTGCTCGGCAAGGAGGGGCTCGGTGCGGTGCTGCCCTGGATGCAGCCCGTGGCCGGGGTGATCGGCTCGGCCGGTAACGCGCTGTTCAACTACCTGCCGCTGCTGTTCGCCATCGGTGTGGCGATCGGTTTCGCGAAGAAGGCCGACGGCTCCACGGCGCTGGCCGGCGCGGTGGGCTACCTGGTGCTCTCCGGCGTGCTCTGGGAGATCACCGGCACCGAGTCGGACAAGGCGTTCAACAAGGGCCCGTACGGCGTGCTCGGCGGCATCATCGCCGGGTTGACCGCGGCCTGGCTGTGGCAGCGGTACCACCGCATCAAGCTGCCCGCCTACCTGGGCTTCTTCGGTGGACGGCGCTTCGTGCCGATCATCACCGCGTTCGCCATGGTGATCGCCGGCGTGGTCCTGGGCCTGCTGTTCCCGATCTTCGACGCCGGTCTGACGGCCTTCAGCGACGCGGTCACCCAGAACGCGGTGCTCGGCGGCGGCATCTACGGCGTGATCAACCGGCTGCTGCTGCCGTTCGGCCTGCACCACATCCCGAACAACGTGGTCTGGTTCCTCTTCGGCGACTACCACGGTGAGAAGGGCGACATCGCCCGGTTCTTCGCCGGCGACCCGAACGCCGGCACCTTCATGACCGGCTTCTTCCCGATCTTCATGTTCGCCCTGCCCGCCGCGGCGCTGGCCATCTGGCAGTGCGCGAAGCCGTCGCAGCGCAAGATCGTCGGCGGCGTGATGATCTCGGTGGCGCTCACCGCGTTCATCACCGGCATCACCGAGCCGCTGGAGTTCTCGTTCATCTTCGTGGCCTGGCCGCTGCTGCTGGTCCACGCGGTGCTCACCGGCACCTCGATGGCGCTGGTCAACGCGCTGGACATCCACAGCGGGTTCGGGTTCTCCGCGGGCGCCATCGACTACGTGCTCAACTTCGGCATCTCGCAGAACTCGCTGTGGCTGATCCCGATCGGCCTGGGCTACGCGGTCATCTACTACTTCGTGTTCCGGTTCGTGATCACGAAGTGGAACCTGCGCACCCCGGGCCGTGACGAGGACGACACGGAAAACGCCGAGGTGGGCGCGGATAATGCTGGTGGGGACGCCAAGCCGGGCCCCGACAGGAGCTGA